One genomic region from Methylocystis echinoides encodes:
- a CDS encoding TolC family outer membrane protein, translating to MTRAHGALLLALCTVSLSARAETLNGALLRAYDNSPLINSGRAGVRALDEKVPQALSGMRPRANAGAFLGVQDNRAVTRQFDIDLRDPQIRAPTKSIQSGQSVPRAANLTIEQPVFDGFKTANAARMAETGVFAGRERLRLTEQRVLLNAVSAYINVLRDTAALKLQENNVAVLTEQLRQTRERYLAGQITLTDIAQAEARLAAGKSLVGQARAALEASIGAYRQTIGDEPRKLAPGAPVDRLLPKTREDVERIAQAEHPVILAALHDADAADLDIKVIEADFMPKLSVVGNLFTQTDVAGIYNRNISASVGARLNVPLYEGGLTSSQVREAKEVAGQRRLDADVARADVIALVRANWGALQAAKTQISAAQTQIAAAERALYGVREEAKAGQRTTLDILNAQLELLNARIGLIFAQRERVVASYAVLASMGRLSTETLHLAASQYDPAVHFDRVKDLWGGITTP from the coding sequence GTGACGCGCGCGCACGGCGCCCTTCTCCTCGCCCTCTGCACGGTCTCGCTTTCCGCCCGGGCCGAGACGCTGAACGGAGCCTTGCTCCGCGCTTACGACAATAGCCCGCTGATCAATTCGGGCCGCGCCGGCGTCCGTGCCCTCGACGAGAAAGTGCCGCAGGCGCTCTCCGGCATGCGGCCGCGCGCCAACGCCGGCGCCTTTCTCGGTGTGCAGGACAATCGGGCGGTGACGCGTCAATTCGACATCGACCTGCGCGATCCCCAGATCCGGGCGCCCACCAAGAGCATTCAGAGCGGGCAGAGCGTGCCGCGCGCGGCCAATCTGACCATCGAGCAGCCGGTCTTCGACGGCTTCAAGACGGCGAACGCCGCGCGCATGGCGGAGACTGGCGTTTTCGCCGGCCGCGAGCGGCTGCGGCTCACCGAACAGCGCGTCCTGCTTAACGCCGTTTCGGCCTATATAAACGTGCTGCGCGACACTGCCGCCCTGAAATTGCAGGAAAACAACGTAGCCGTTCTGACCGAGCAATTGCGCCAGACGCGCGAGCGCTATCTCGCCGGGCAGATCACCCTGACCGACATCGCCCAGGCCGAGGCGCGCCTCGCCGCCGGCAAGTCCCTCGTCGGACAGGCGCGGGCCGCGCTGGAGGCGAGCATCGGCGCCTATCGTCAGACAATCGGCGACGAGCCGAGAAAGCTCGCGCCTGGCGCGCCGGTCGATCGCCTGCTTCCGAAGACGCGCGAAGACGTCGAGCGGATCGCGCAGGCCGAGCATCCCGTCATCCTCGCGGCGCTGCACGACGCCGACGCGGCCGATCTCGACATCAAGGTGATCGAGGCGGACTTCATGCCGAAGCTCTCCGTCGTCGGCAATCTGTTCACCCAGACCGACGTGGCGGGCATCTATAATCGCAATATCAGCGCGTCGGTCGGCGCGCGTCTCAATGTGCCGCTTTATGAAGGCGGCCTCACCTCCTCGCAGGTCAGGGAGGCGAAGGAGGTCGCGGGCCAGAGGCGGCTCGACGCCGACGTGGCCCGCGCCGACGTCATTGCGCTGGTACGGGCCAATTGGGGAGCGCTGCAGGCGGCCAAAACACAGATCAGCGCCGCGCAGACCCAGATCGCTGCCGCCGAACGCGCCCTTTACGGCGTGCGCGAGGAGGCCAAGGCTGGCCAGCGCACGACGCTCGACATTCTCAACGCGCAGCTGGAACTGCTCAACGCCCGCATCGGCTTGATCTTCGCGCAGCGCGAACGCGTCGTCGCGTCATACGCCGTGCTTGCGTCCATGGGCCGGCTGTCGACCGAAACTCTGCATTTGGCGGCGTCTCAATACGACCCCGCAGTCCATTTTGATCGGGTGAAGGATCTCTGGGGTGGGATCACGACGCCTTAA
- a CDS encoding response regulator transcription factor codes for MRVLLVEDDERIARNVEEALVEAGYLVDCEGDGEQAWFKGDTEDYSAVILDLGLPRLDGLTVLKRWRASGRAMPILILTSRDTWPERVEGINSGADDYLPKPFKMEELLARLRAIVRRSAGLFAPIITIGPLSLDTRQMRLTRDGAQINLTPQEYRLLSYLMHHSGRVVPHSELMEQLFSHDYDQNSNAIEVLIGRVRKKIGLDCIETRRGFGYIIGRDG; via the coding sequence ATGCGCGTTTTGCTTGTCGAAGACGACGAGCGCATCGCTCGCAACGTCGAGGAAGCGCTCGTTGAGGCAGGTTATCTTGTGGACTGCGAGGGCGACGGCGAACAAGCTTGGTTCAAGGGCGACACTGAGGACTACTCTGCCGTCATTCTCGACCTCGGCTTACCCCGTCTGGATGGTCTCACCGTCTTGAAAAGGTGGCGCGCCAGCGGCCGAGCGATGCCTATTTTGATCCTTACCTCGCGCGACACCTGGCCGGAAAGGGTCGAGGGGATCAATTCCGGAGCTGATGACTATTTGCCAAAACCATTCAAGATGGAAGAGTTGTTGGCGCGGCTTCGCGCAATCGTGCGTCGATCTGCTGGACTCTTCGCGCCAATCATTACTATCGGTCCTTTGAGCCTCGACACACGCCAAATGCGGCTGACCCGCGATGGTGCGCAAATCAATCTCACGCCACAGGAGTATCGGCTATTGAGCTATTTGATGCACCACTCCGGTCGCGTGGTTCCGCATTCGGAGTTGATGGAGCAGCTTTTTTCTCATGATTACGACCAGAACAGCAACGCAATTGAAGTTCTGATTGGACGCGTGCGAAAAAAAATCGGGCTAGACTGCATCGAAACGCGCCGCGGCTTCGGCTACATCATCGGCAGGGACGGATGA
- a CDS encoding TonB-dependent receptor plug domain-containing protein — MQFDCLLGADKGVLARASRYVLPCLLPFILSSAALAQQALPAIDIGRNSVPATDGDVNNAADSSDQEIVVTPDRVEEPRSRTASSVSVVTSAQVNKWASLGLANALRGVPGLDLYESGGPGTQTSVFLRGATPGQTLVLIDGIRVGDASSTDGSVDLGMLAATDIDRIEVLRGPQSALYGSDAMGGVINIITRKGQGKPRGSVMLEGGAYGTGHTRATVSGSEDRLSYAFSVDALHAEAFPRYGYRINRPLTIGDGVTPLPPLPPNDPTNRIGATARLSYQLTDALSVEGGFTGYDNAIRFDNPYAFVAADVFNVANHSHATFAQGYARADADLFDRTLHNRVTIYANETSRDVWQTESCFDANFNAYTCRLGYRGKRRGLEYQGDLKLGAFGLATFGAVNWTDSAHTSQGPIPADPTAPVDFVQTTHSGFGQHQFTLFERLDLTYGGRIDSVQSNQSFATWRATAAFRLDETGTKFRGTAGTGAKVASLYQRFSQYGDPNLKPERSTGYDVGFDQKLLGERVTASVSFFDNRFQNLIDFGSVPTCSITQVFGCYFNVGRAETKGIEFAGEAEIIPQQVRLRASYTHLVAKNLVTERSLFRRPPDKGMASLIYTGIPGLELETRLLAISETPDYDFINAKRVTRPAYARADLYANYRFDERFSIFGRVENVGNTYYQEAYNYGTPGRSLYGGMKFTW; from the coding sequence ATGCAATTCGATTGCCTACTTGGCGCCGACAAAGGCGTTCTGGCGCGCGCGTCGCGCTATGTCCTTCCGTGTCTCTTGCCCTTCATCCTTTCCTCGGCCGCCCTTGCCCAGCAGGCGCTGCCGGCGATCGACATCGGTCGAAACTCTGTTCCTGCGACCGACGGCGACGTAAACAATGCTGCCGATTCTTCCGACCAAGAGATTGTCGTCACGCCAGACCGCGTGGAGGAGCCCCGGTCGCGCACGGCCAGCTCCGTGTCCGTCGTCACATCCGCCCAGGTCAATAAATGGGCCTCGCTCGGACTGGCCAACGCCCTGCGCGGCGTTCCCGGCTTAGATCTCTATGAATCCGGCGGTCCTGGGACGCAGACATCCGTGTTCTTGCGGGGCGCCACGCCGGGCCAGACGCTCGTCCTGATCGACGGCATACGCGTCGGCGACGCCTCGTCGACAGACGGTTCGGTTGATCTCGGCATGCTCGCCGCGACGGACATCGACCGTATCGAAGTCCTGCGCGGTCCCCAATCCGCGCTCTACGGCTCCGACGCCATGGGCGGGGTCATCAACATCATCACCCGCAAGGGCCAAGGAAAGCCGCGCGGCTCGGTGATGCTCGAAGGCGGCGCCTATGGGACGGGGCATACGCGCGCGACGGTCTCAGGAAGCGAGGACCGGCTCTCCTACGCGTTCTCTGTTGACGCTCTCCATGCGGAGGCTTTCCCCCGCTATGGCTATCGGATCAACCGGCCCTTGACGATCGGAGATGGCGTTACCCCCCTGCCGCCCCTCCCGCCGAACGACCCGACGAACCGCATTGGCGCGACGGCGCGTCTGTCCTACCAGCTCACCGACGCGCTTTCGGTCGAGGGCGGGTTCACGGGCTACGACAACGCCATCCGTTTCGACAATCCCTACGCCTTTGTCGCGGCCGATGTTTTCAACGTCGCCAACCATAGCCACGCGACCTTCGCGCAGGGCTATGCGCGCGCGGACGCCGATCTCTTCGACCGCACGCTGCACAACCGGGTGACGATCTATGCCAACGAGACGAGCCGCGATGTCTGGCAGACCGAATCCTGCTTCGACGCTAACTTCAACGCCTACACCTGCCGCCTTGGCTATCGCGGCAAACGGCGCGGCCTGGAATATCAAGGCGATCTGAAGCTCGGCGCGTTCGGTCTGGCCACCTTCGGCGCGGTTAATTGGACCGACTCCGCTCATACCTCTCAGGGTCCGATCCCAGCGGACCCGACCGCGCCCGTCGATTTCGTGCAAACAACGCACTCCGGCTTCGGCCAGCATCAGTTCACGCTCTTCGAGCGGCTCGATCTGACCTACGGCGGCCGCATCGACTCGGTGCAAAGCAATCAGAGTTTTGCGACCTGGCGCGCGACCGCCGCCTTTCGTCTGGACGAGACGGGCACGAAATTTCGCGGGACAGCGGGAACGGGCGCGAAGGTCGCGTCGCTCTATCAGAGGTTTAGCCAATATGGAGACCCGAACCTGAAGCCGGAGCGCAGCACCGGCTACGATGTTGGCTTCGATCAGAAATTGCTCGGAGAGCGGGTAACGGCTTCAGTTAGCTTCTTCGACAATCGTTTCCAGAACCTCATCGACTTTGGCTCGGTTCCGACCTGTTCAATCACCCAGGTTTTCGGGTGCTATTTCAACGTAGGGCGCGCGGAGACCAAGGGCATTGAGTTTGCCGGGGAGGCCGAGATCATTCCCCAGCAGGTCAGGCTTCGTGCGAGCTACACCCACCTTGTCGCGAAGAATCTCGTGACCGAGCGCTCACTCTTCCGCCGCCCGCCCGACAAGGGAATGGCGTCCCTGATCTATACGGGAATCCCTGGCCTAGAACTCGAAACGCGTCTCTTGGCCATAAGCGAGACGCCCGACTACGACTTCATCAACGCCAAGCGCGTGACTCGCCCGGCCTATGCGAGGGCCGACCTCTACGCGAACTATAGGTTCGACGAGCGTTTCTCTATCTTCGGTCGCGTCGAGAATGTTGGGAACACCTATTACCAGGAAGCCTACAACTACGGCACGCCGGGGCGTTCGCTCTACGGCGGGATGAAATTCACATGGTAA
- a CDS encoding PepSY domain-containing protein: MAKMLRETCCRALVVLSMGLSGSAVAGDEVSKKAEDHDIALGALARQEVLPLETVLSQVRKTISGEIVGIELERNSGVWVYQIKVIAPGDNMIQAFVDARTAKVIETRGQ, encoded by the coding sequence ATGGCCAAAATGTTGCGAGAAACCTGCTGCCGGGCGCTCGTCGTGCTTTCCATGGGATTAAGTGGCAGCGCCGTGGCCGGGGACGAAGTAAGCAAGAAAGCAGAAGATCATGACATTGCCCTTGGGGCTCTGGCTCGCCAGGAAGTACTGCCTTTGGAGACGGTTCTGTCTCAGGTCCGCAAAACTATTTCTGGCGAAATCGTCGGCATTGAGCTCGAACGAAACAGCGGCGTCTGGGTGTACCAAATCAAGGTAATAGCGCCTGGAGATAACATGATCCAGGCGTTCGTCGACGCACGAACAGCTAAAGTCATCGAGACCCGAGGCCAATAA
- a CDS encoding efflux RND transporter permease subunit, whose product MMQRIIALSVHNRWLVVLLVALVGAFGVYALAHLPIDAVPDITNNQVQVNARAPALSALEMEKQVTYPIENALAGIPGLEYTRSLSRNGFAQVTAVFGDHVDIYFARQQVNERIGQAREDFPPRVELRMGPISTGLSEIYMWTVRYKEPHALAEDGAPGWQRDGAYFTPEGAMLRTPVEKESYLRTVQDWIIRPQLRTVPGVAGVDSLGGFMKQYHVQPDPAKLMSLGLSFGDLAATVEKNNVSRGAGYVERNGEGLVVRSGGRLETIDDIRNVVATTRNGVPVRVGEIASVAIGRELRTGSASMNGEEVVIGTALMLIGANSRTVSAAVDEKMKLIAKSLPPGIEARTVLNRTLLVEATIKTVAKNLLEGAGLVILVLLVMLGNFRAAVVTATVIPLTMLFLAIGMYLGKISANLMSLGALDFGLIADGAIIVAENSLRRLSERQHAAGRALTTDERLDTVIDSAVEMRRPTVYGQSIIILVYLPILSFSGVEGKMFHPMAMTVIIALLSEFLLSLTFFPAMIALFVSGHGEESENRLVLALKRMYEPVLRWAMAKPLNVMAIGVGSFVFAILLYMNLGQEFIPTLDEKNIALQASRIPSTALSQSQSMQLDIENTIRALPQVDYVFSKTGTAEVATDPMPPNSTDTFIMLKPQTQWPDPALPKDELIQMISERVEKLPGNIYEFSQPIQLRFNELLAGVRGDIAVKVFGEDFDVMLKEANQIAAILRATPGADDVKVEQVAGLPLLDIKVDKAAIARYGLSLASVQDTIGAAVGGEPSGIIFEGDRRFPILVRLGDNLRENAGALEVIPVSLPPDANGHVATVQLKQVASFSVVDGQNQVSRENGKRRVVVSANVRGRDIASVVNEAQAKIDAKVAIPAGYWIEWGGQFENLEAARARLMIVVPICFFMIFLLLYSALGSAKDALLVFTAVPLALSGGVLALWLRGMPMSVSAAVGFIALSGVAVLNGLVMRTYIHQLMVSGVPERQSIFRGAMTRLRPVIMTALVASLGFVPMALATSTGAEVQRPIATVVIGGLISATLLTLIVLPALYAFFGESQKSLAAAREREAM is encoded by the coding sequence ATGATGCAGCGAATCATCGCCCTTTCTGTCCATAATCGCTGGCTGGTCGTATTGCTGGTCGCGCTCGTCGGCGCGTTTGGCGTCTACGCGCTTGCCCATCTGCCGATCGACGCCGTGCCGGACATCACCAACAATCAGGTTCAGGTCAACGCCCGCGCGCCGGCGCTCTCCGCCTTGGAGATGGAGAAACAAGTCACCTACCCGATCGAGAATGCGCTCGCCGGCATTCCCGGGCTGGAATATACCCGCTCGCTGTCGCGAAACGGCTTCGCCCAGGTGACCGCGGTCTTCGGCGACCATGTCGACATTTATTTCGCGCGCCAGCAGGTCAATGAACGAATCGGTCAGGCGCGCGAGGATTTCCCGCCGCGTGTCGAGTTACGCATGGGGCCGATCTCGACGGGCCTTTCCGAAATCTACATGTGGACAGTACGTTACAAGGAGCCGCATGCCCTAGCGGAGGACGGTGCGCCGGGCTGGCAGCGTGACGGCGCCTATTTCACGCCCGAAGGCGCGATGCTGCGCACCCCGGTCGAAAAGGAATCTTACCTCCGCACGGTACAGGACTGGATCATCCGTCCACAACTGCGCACCGTGCCGGGCGTCGCCGGCGTTGATTCGCTCGGCGGCTTCATGAAACAGTACCATGTCCAGCCCGACCCCGCGAAGCTGATGTCGCTCGGGCTTTCCTTCGGCGATCTCGCGGCCACCGTCGAAAAGAACAACGTCAGCCGCGGCGCCGGCTATGTCGAGCGCAATGGCGAGGGGCTCGTCGTGAGAAGCGGCGGCCGATTGGAAACGATCGACGATATCCGCAATGTCGTCGCCACAACCCGCAACGGCGTACCGGTGCGGGTCGGCGAAATCGCCAGCGTCGCCATCGGGCGGGAGCTGCGCACGGGCAGCGCCAGCATGAATGGCGAAGAGGTCGTTATTGGCACCGCGCTGATGCTGATCGGGGCCAATAGTCGCACCGTCTCGGCCGCCGTCGACGAAAAGATGAAACTGATCGCCAAGTCCCTGCCGCCAGGGATCGAGGCGCGGACGGTCCTGAATCGCACGCTCCTTGTCGAAGCCACGATCAAGACTGTGGCGAAGAATCTCTTGGAAGGGGCGGGCCTCGTCATCCTCGTGCTCCTCGTGATGCTGGGCAATTTCCGGGCGGCGGTGGTGACGGCGACAGTCATTCCATTGACCATGCTCTTCCTCGCCATCGGCATGTATCTCGGGAAGATCAGCGCCAATTTGATGAGTCTCGGCGCGCTCGACTTCGGCCTTATCGCCGACGGAGCCATCATTGTCGCCGAAAATAGCCTGCGCCGGCTTTCCGAGCGTCAGCATGCGGCAGGGCGTGCGCTGACTACTGACGAACGACTCGACACCGTCATCGATTCAGCCGTCGAGATGCGACGCCCCACGGTCTACGGGCAGTCGATCATCATCCTCGTCTATTTACCGATTCTAAGTTTTTCCGGCGTCGAAGGGAAGATGTTCCATCCAATGGCGATGACCGTCATCATCGCGCTGCTCTCGGAGTTTCTTCTGTCGCTGACCTTCTTCCCCGCGATGATCGCGCTCTTTGTCTCGGGGCACGGCGAAGAGTCGGAGAATAGGCTCGTCCTTGCCTTGAAGCGGATGTACGAGCCGGTGCTGAGATGGGCGATGGCGAAACCTTTAAATGTGATGGCCATAGGCGTTGGTTCCTTCGTCTTCGCCATTCTTCTCTACATGAACCTCGGACAGGAATTCATTCCGACCCTCGACGAGAAAAACATCGCCTTGCAGGCGAGCCGCATTCCGAGCACAGCGCTGTCGCAATCTCAGTCGATGCAGCTCGACATCGAAAACACGATCCGCGCGTTGCCGCAGGTCGATTACGTCTTCTCGAAAACCGGCACGGCGGAGGTCGCGACCGATCCAATGCCGCCCAATTCGACAGACACATTCATCATGCTCAAGCCACAAACGCAGTGGCCCGACCCCGCTCTGCCAAAGGATGAGCTAATCCAGATGATCAGTGAGCGGGTAGAGAAGCTCCCCGGCAATATTTATGAATTCTCGCAGCCGATTCAGCTGCGCTTCAATGAGCTGCTGGCGGGCGTGCGCGGCGACATCGCCGTCAAGGTTTTCGGCGAAGATTTCGACGTCATGCTGAAGGAGGCCAACCAGATCGCCGCGATCCTGCGCGCGACGCCCGGCGCCGACGACGTCAAGGTTGAACAGGTGGCAGGCCTGCCGCTCCTCGACATCAAGGTCGACAAGGCGGCGATCGCACGTTACGGCCTAAGCCTTGCCTCGGTGCAGGATACGATTGGCGCAGCAGTCGGCGGCGAACCTTCCGGCATCATCTTCGAAGGCGACCGGCGCTTCCCGATCCTCGTGCGGCTGGGTGACAATTTACGCGAGAACGCTGGCGCGCTGGAGGTCATCCCCGTCTCGCTGCCGCCCGACGCCAACGGCCATGTCGCCACCGTGCAGCTCAAACAGGTTGCGAGCTTCTCGGTGGTCGACGGGCAGAACCAGGTCTCGCGCGAGAACGGGAAGCGGCGCGTCGTCGTCAGCGCGAACGTTCGCGGCCGCGATATCGCCTCCGTCGTCAATGAAGCGCAGGCGAAGATCGACGCCAAGGTCGCCATTCCCGCCGGCTATTGGATTGAATGGGGCGGGCAGTTCGAGAACCTCGAGGCCGCGCGCGCGCGGCTGATGATCGTCGTGCCGATCTGCTTCTTCATGATCTTCCTGCTGCTTTATTCGGCGCTCGGCTCGGCGAAGGACGCGCTGCTGGTTTTCACCGCCGTGCCGCTCGCTTTGTCGGGCGGCGTCCTCGCCTTGTGGCTGCGCGGCATGCCCATGTCCGTCTCGGCGGCTGTGGGCTTCATCGCGCTCTCCGGCGTCGCCGTGCTCAACGGCCTCGTCATGCGCACCTATATTCATCAGCTCATGGTGAGCGGCGTGCCGGAGCGACAGTCGATCTTCCGGGGCGCCATGACGCGCCTGCGCCCGGTCATTATGACGGCGCTCGTCGCCTCGCTTGGCTTCGTGCCGATGGCGCTGGCGACATCGACGGGCGCCGAGGTGCAACGGCCAATCGCCACCGTGGTCATCGGGGGCCTGATCAGCGCTACGCTGCTGACGCTCATCGTGCTGCCGGCACTCTACGCCTTCTTTGGCGAGAGCCAGAAATCGCTCGCCGCGGCGAGGGAAAGGGAGGCAATGTGA
- a CDS encoding DUF7676 family protein, with amino-acid sequence MTIPSGQTLPKRVLEADGTPLDVFSLPTDQTSLEELLRDLFENHWREITFGILIQGAAWEMKADRAPTRIGMLDGYLTVAFGVPHFHICIGQTKGSRSRPTSPEVARHRRTARAEIYRRIGRSCTPMSWGVQLFNGAGEQQITVLLPNPFLHPDTDKILKEPDWSRLALWDKLRARWFDLHEPDPVDRSASRFVHA; translated from the coding sequence ATGACGATCCCTTCCGGGCAGACGTTGCCGAAGCGGGTCTTGGAGGCTGACGGAACGCCGCTCGACGTGTTTTCCCTGCCGACAGATCAGACGAGCCTCGAAGAGCTGCTGCGTGATCTCTTCGAGAATCATTGGCGGGAAATCACCTTCGGCATTCTCATTCAGGGCGCCGCTTGGGAGATGAAAGCCGATCGCGCGCCGACGCGGATCGGCATGCTCGACGGCTATCTGACCGTGGCCTTCGGCGTGCCTCATTTTCACATCTGCATTGGCCAGACAAAAGGTTCGCGCAGCAGACCGACATCGCCTGAAGTGGCGCGTCATCGGCGCACGGCGCGAGCGGAAATATACCGCCGGATCGGACGCTCCTGCACACCAATGTCGTGGGGCGTCCAACTCTTCAACGGCGCGGGGGAGCAGCAGATAACGGTGTTGCTGCCCAATCCATTCCTCCATCCCGACACCGACAAAATCCTCAAGGAGCCCGACTGGTCTCGCCTCGCACTATGGGACAAGCTTCGAGCGCGGTGGTTCGACCTTCACGAACCCGACCCGGTCGACCGGTCGGCAAGCCGCTTCGTGCATGCATGA
- a CDS encoding cob(I)yrinic acid a,c-diamide adenosyltransferase — translation MDDAMTAKLYTKKGDGGKTSLFSGRRAEKFDPRVAAVGDLDELSASIGLARVAYPPASELLRSAQRALYTISAIVSAEDRSVDMRFDETEVGALEIEIDRASAELPELREFIFPGEAEQSCRLHMARAVARRAERGISALTEPIPPESVLAYLNRLSDLLFVLARQADQSQGQSETILRA, via the coding sequence ATGGACGACGCCATGACTGCAAAACTTTACACAAAGAAGGGTGACGGCGGCAAAACAAGCCTGTTTTCCGGCCGCCGCGCGGAGAAGTTCGATCCACGTGTCGCCGCAGTCGGCGACCTTGACGAATTGTCGGCAAGCATCGGACTGGCTCGCGTCGCCTATCCGCCCGCGAGTGAACTGCTGCGTTCGGCCCAGCGCGCGCTCTATACTATAAGCGCGATCGTCAGCGCCGAGGACCGTTCGGTCGATATGAGATTCGACGAAACTGAAGTTGGGGCGCTTGAAATCGAGATCGATCGCGCGAGCGCCGAATTGCCTGAGTTGCGAGAATTTATCTTTCCCGGTGAAGCGGAACAGAGCTGTCGTCTCCATATGGCGCGCGCGGTCGCGCGCCGCGCCGAACGTGGCATTTCTGCCCTTACTGAACCAATTCCGCCAGAATCTGTTCTGGCTTATCTCAACCGCTTGAGCGATCTGTTGTTCGTCTTGGCGCGACAGGCCGATCAATCGCAGGGGCAATCTGAGACGATTCTACGCGCGTGA
- a CDS encoding adenosylcobinamide amidohydrolase, with the protein MTELPFRLDLEPPFLIVRFENTQRTLGWSITMPGFASAREVVWLEVRDDDLAIHIDPVDFVGAKLLSRGLTDAAAFMTSREIQRHHIAQSRIGVATATCLTTVGLSNGEKVGKRHRQETSAVGTVNTLVHVSRPLSAGAFVESVSIATQARTAAIMETNDLRDGPAITGTGTDCILIMAPEGDAPETCAGLHTDLGEAIGAAVYDATHAGATEWSAELKLANGIQSLWTTP; encoded by the coding sequence ATGACTGAGTTGCCGTTCCGGCTCGACTTGGAGCCGCCTTTCCTTATCGTTCGCTTCGAGAACACGCAACGAACGTTGGGATGGTCAATAACAATGCCAGGCTTCGCCTCGGCGAGAGAAGTTGTATGGCTTGAAGTTCGTGACGATGATCTCGCGATCCATATCGACCCAGTCGACTTCGTGGGGGCGAAGTTATTATCACGCGGCCTCACGGATGCAGCCGCCTTTATGACCTCCCGCGAAATCCAACGTCATCATATCGCGCAATCTCGCATTGGCGTCGCCACTGCCACGTGCCTGACGACCGTCGGTCTGTCGAATGGCGAGAAGGTCGGAAAGCGCCACAGGCAAGAGACTTCTGCGGTAGGAACGGTGAACACGCTTGTTCACGTCTCACGCCCACTGTCAGCAGGCGCCTTCGTCGAGTCTGTCTCCATTGCGACTCAGGCGCGAACAGCAGCGATCATGGAAACGAACGATCTTCGGGACGGACCAGCCATAACTGGCACAGGGACGGATTGCATCCTCATCATGGCGCCGGAAGGCGATGCGCCTGAAACATGCGCTGGCCTCCACACCGATCTCGGAGAGGCGATCGGCGCGGCCGTGTATGACGCGACACATGCGGGCGCGACGGAGTGGAGCGCGGAACTCAAGTTGGCCAACGGAATTCAATCACTATGGACGACGCCATGA
- a CDS encoding efflux RND transporter periplasmic adaptor subunit, with protein sequence MENNDRWTETLRRTLVGGAWRSSAKLASRWLLFAAAILASAFLGSWFPQIWAPVRSIFPPKTQAPEPVEQKTPDSFIPLTDDQISVAKIETAPVGPGLIKRQLTVPAALKPEPDHFARVAAKVSGVVAEMRKKLGDKVAKNETLALIDSREVADAKSEYLAAVANYDLQSQLFQREKGLFEKKITAEQLFLKAKAAFTEAKLRLDLARGKLAALDLSEGEISALSSQPISRLREKEIYAPIKGRVIERLASLGQPVTGESQLYLLADLTEIEADLAVPIADLASVREGQPVALKAPDGRSFQGRVRVVNAMITPETRTGNVLATVKNPDFALRPGTLINAEVTLEQSPVKILAPRAAVQLVHNEPTVFVRVKNGFEKRVVELGDGDERSVEIVKGLKPGETIAVVNSFVLKAEAGKHEIPEE encoded by the coding sequence GTGGAGAACAACGATCGCTGGACGGAGACTCTCCGGCGCACGCTTGTCGGGGGGGCGTGGCGCAGTAGCGCTAAATTGGCCTCCCGCTGGCTTCTATTCGCTGCAGCGATCCTTGCAAGCGCCTTTTTGGGTTCGTGGTTCCCTCAGATTTGGGCGCCAGTGCGATCCATCTTTCCGCCGAAGACACAGGCCCCAGAACCTGTTGAGCAAAAGACGCCCGATAGTTTCATTCCGCTGACCGATGACCAAATCTCCGTCGCCAAGATCGAGACAGCCCCGGTCGGCCCTGGCCTCATAAAGCGCCAGCTTACCGTTCCAGCCGCCCTGAAGCCAGAGCCAGACCATTTTGCACGCGTCGCAGCCAAGGTCTCAGGCGTCGTCGCCGAAATGCGCAAGAAGCTCGGCGACAAGGTCGCGAAGAACGAAACCCTTGCCCTCATTGATTCCCGCGAAGTGGCAGACGCCAAGAGCGAGTATCTCGCGGCGGTGGCAAATTACGACTTACAGTCGCAGCTCTTCCAACGCGAGAAAGGGCTCTTCGAGAAGAAGATAACGGCCGAGCAGCTTTTTCTCAAGGCCAAGGCAGCCTTCACCGAGGCCAAGCTGCGTCTCGATCTTGCGCGCGGCAAGCTCGCCGCCCTGGATCTTTCCGAAGGAGAGATTTCGGCGCTTTCCTCCCAACCAATCTCGCGGCTGCGTGAGAAGGAGATTTACGCACCAATCAAGGGGCGAGTCATCGAACGCTTAGCAAGCCTAGGTCAGCCCGTGACGGGGGAAAGCCAACTGTACCTTCTTGCTGATCTCACCGAGATCGAGGCGGATCTTGCCGTCCCAATTGCGGACCTCGCCAGTGTGCGGGAGGGCCAGCCGGTCGCCTTGAAGGCGCCAGACGGCCGCAGTTTTCAAGGCAGGGTGCGGGTCGTCAATGCGATGATCACGCCCGAGACGCGCACGGGCAATGTCCTCGCAACCGTAAAAAATCCGGATTTTGCGCTTCGCCCTGGCACCCTCATCAACGCCGAGGTTACGCTCGAGCAGAGCCCGGTGAAAATCCTGGCTCCGCGCGCCGCTGTTCAGCTCGTTCACAACGAGCCGACCGTCTTCGTGCGCGTGAAGAACGGTTTCGAGAAGCGTGTCGTGGAACTGGGCGACGGCGACGAGCGTTCGGTCGAGATCGTCAAGGGCCTCAAGCCCGGCGAGACGATCGCCGTCGTCAATAGTTTCGTGCTCAAGGCCGAAGCCGGCAAGCACGAAATTCCCGAAGAGTGA